In one candidate division WOR-3 bacterium genomic region, the following are encoded:
- a CDS encoding energy transducer TonB, with amino-acid sequence MKHDHKEMYGIYLRVGLFSSLMIFILLFSFVPYTAPKPYELKKEIVTMVEEISAEIEKFEEPPPVERPKVAVEAESEVAEEAVETIAATEFKEDIIRTMPTGPEIEIVPYYKVEVKPKPVHIPKPKYPELARRAGIEGTTVVKALVDIDGSIREVKILKSSGNQMLDQAALVAAKSAKFTPAKQRDKYVRVWVSIPLKFKLLNG; translated from the coding sequence ATGAAGCACGATCACAAGGAGATGTATGGAATATATTTGCGGGTCGGGCTCTTTTCAAGCTTGATGATCTTCATCCTTCTCTTCTCGTTTGTACCCTACACTGCACCCAAACCTTATGAATTGAAAAAAGAGATTGTGACGATGGTCGAGGAGATTTCAGCAGAGATTGAGAAGTTTGAAGAGCCGCCGCCTGTAGAACGTCCTAAGGTTGCGGTCGAGGCCGAGAGTGAGGTTGCTGAAGAGGCGGTGGAGACGATTGCGGCGACCGAGTTCAAAGAAGATATTATTCGGACCATGCCGACCGGTCCGGAGATTGAGATCGTACCGTATTACAAAGTGGAGGTGAAGCCGAAGCCGGTTCATATTCCAAAGCCCAAATACCCGGAATTGGCGCGGCGTGCAGGTATCGAAGGAACGACCGTGGTTAAGGCGCTGGTGGATATCGACGGCAGTATCCGTGAGGTGAAGATTTTGAAGTCGAGCGGCAATCAGATGCTGGACCAGGCGGCGCTTGTTGCGGCGAAGTCGGCGAAGTTTACGCCGGCAAAGCAGCGTGACAAATACGTGCGCGTCTGGGTCTCAATACCTCTCAAATTCAAACTTCTGAACGGTTGA